NNNNNNNNNNNNNNNNNNNNNNNNNNNNNNNNNNNNNNNNNNNNNNNNNNNNNNNNNNNNNNNNNNNNNNNNNNNNNNNNNNNNNNNNNNNNNNNNNNNNNNNNNNNNNNNNNNNNNNNNNNNNNNNNNNNNNNNNNNNNNNNNNNNNNNNNNNNNNNNNNNNNNNNNNNNNNNNNNNNNNNNNNNNNNNNNNNNNNNNNNNNNNNNNNNNNNNNNNNNNNNNNNNNNNNNNNNNNNNNNNNNNNNNNNNNNNNNNNNNNNNNNNNNNNNNNNNNNNNNNNNNNNNNNNNNNNNNNNNNNNNNNNNNNNNNNNNNNNNNNNNNNNNNNNNNNNNNNNNNNNNNNNNNNNNNNNNNNNNNNNNNNNNNNNNNNNNNNNNNNNNNNNNNNNNNNNNNNNNNNNNNNNNNNNNNNNNNNNNNNNNNNNNNNNNNNNNNNNNNNNNNNNNNNNNNNNNNNNNNNNNNNNNNNNNNNNNNNNNNNNNNNNNNNNNNNNNNNNNNNNNNNNNNNNNNNNNNNNNNNNNNNNNNNNNNNNNNNNNNNNNNNNNNNNNNNNNNNNNNNNNNNNNNNNNNNNNNNNNNNNNNNNNNNNNNNNNNNNNNNNNNNNNNNNNNNNNNNNNNNNNNNNNNNNNNNNNNNNNNNNNNNNNNNNNNNNNNNNNNNNNNNNNNNNNNNNNNNNNNNNNNNNNNNNNNNNNNNNNNNNNNNNNNNNNNNNNNNNNNNNNNNNNNNNNNNNNNNNNNNNNNNNNNNNNNNNNNNNNNNNNNNNNNNNNNNNNNNNNNNNNNNNNNNNNNNNNNNNNNNNNNNNNNNNNNNNNNNNNNNNNNNNNNNNNNNNNNNNNNNNNNNNNNNNNNNNNNNNNNNNNNNNNNNNNNNNNNNNNNNNNNNNNNNNNNNNNNNNNNNNNNNNNNNNNNNNNNNNNNNNNNNNNNNNNNNNNNNNNNNNNNNNNNNNNNNNNNNNNNNNNNNNNNNNNNNNNNNNNNNNNNNNNNNNNNNNNNNNNNNNNNNNNNNNNNNNNNNNNNNNNNNNNNNNNNNNNNNNNNNNNNNNNNNNNNNNNNNNNNNNNNNNNNNNNNNNNNNNNNNNNNNNNNNNNNNNNNNNNNNNNNNNNNNNNNNNNNNNNNNNNNNNNNNNNNNNNNNNNNNNNNNNNNNNNNNNNNNNNNNNNNNNNNNNNNNNNNNNNNNNNNNNNNNNNNNNNNNNNNNNNNNNNNNNNNNNNNNNNNNNNNNNNNNNNNNNNNNNNNNNNNNNNNNNNNNNNNNNNNNNNNNNNNNNNNNNNNNNNNNNNNNNNNNNNNNNNNNNNNNNNNNNNNNNNNNNNNNNNNNNNNNNNNNNNNNNNNNNNNNNNNNNNNNNNNNNNNNNNNNNNNNNNNNNNNNNNNNNNNNNNNNNNNNNNNNNNNNNNNNNNNNNNNNNNNNNNNNNNNNNNNNNNNNNNNNNNNNNNNNNNNNNNNNNNNNNNNNNNNNNNNNNNNNNNNNNNNNNNNNNNNNNNNNNNNNNNNNNNNNNNNNNNNNNNNNNNNNNNNNNNNNNNNNNNNNNNNNNNNNNNNNNNNNNNNNNNNNNNNNNNNNNNNNNNNNNNNNNNNNNNNNNNNNNNNNNNNNNNNNNNNNNNNNNNNNNNNNNNNNNNNNNNNNNNNNNNNNNNNNNNNNNNNNNNNNNNNNNNNNNNNNNNNNNNNNNNNNNNNNNNNNNNNNNNNNNNNNNNNNNNNNNNNNNNNNNNNNNNNNNNNNNNNNNNNNNNNNNNNNNNNNNNNNNNNNNNNNNNNNNNNNNNNNNNNNNNNNNNNNNNNNNNNNNNNNNNNNNNNNNNNNNNNNNNNNNNNNNNNNNNNNNNNNNNNNNNNNNNNNNNNNNNNNNNNNNNNNNNNNNNNNNNNNNNNNNNNNNNNNNNNNNNNNNNNNNNNNNNNNNNNNNNNNNNNNNNNNNNNNNNNNNNNNNNNNNNNNNNNNNNNNNNNNNNNNNNNNNNNNNNNNNNNNNNNNNNNNNNNNNNNNNNNNNNNNNNNNNNNNNNNNNNNNNNNNNNNNNNNNNNNNNNNNNNNNNNNNNNNNNNNNNNNNNNNNNNNNNNNNNNNNNNNNNNNNNNNNNNNNNNNNNNNNNNNNNNNNNNNNNNNNNNNNNNNNNNNNNNNNNNNNNNNNNNNNNNNNNNNNNNNNNNNNNNNNNNNNNNNNNNNNNNNNNNNNNNNNNNNNNNNNNNNNNNNNNNNNNNNNNNNNNNNNNNNNNNNNNNNNNNNNNNNNNNNNNNNNNNNNNNNNNNNNNNNNNNNNNNNNNNNNNNNNNNNNNNNNNNNNNNNNNNNNNNNNNNNNNNNNNNNNNNNNNNNNNNNNNNNNNNNNNNNNNNNNNNNNNNNNNNNNNNNNNNNNNNNNNNNNNNNNNNNNNNNNNNNNNNNNNNNNNNNNNNNNNNNNNNNNNNNNNNNNNNNNNNNNNNNNNNNNNNNNNNNNNNNNNNNNNNNNNNNNNNNNNNNNNNNNNNNNNNNNNNNNNNNNNNNNNNNNNNNNNNNNNNNNNNNNNNNNNNNNNNNNNNNNNNNNNNNNNNNNNNNNNNNNNNNNNNNNNNNNNNNNNNNNNNNNNNNNNNNNNNNNNNNNNNNNNNNNNNNNNNNNNNNNNNNNNNNNNNNNNNNNNNNNNNNNNNNNNNNNNNNNNNNNNNNNNNNNNNNNNNNNNNNNNNNNNNNNNNNNNNNNNNNNNNNNNNNNNNNNNNNNNNNNNNNNNNNNNNNNNNNNNNNNNNNNNNNNNNNNNNNNNNNNNNNNNNNNNNNNNNNNNNNNNNNNNNNNNNNNNNNNNNNNNNNNNNNNNNNNNNNNNNNNNNNNNNNNNNNNNNNNNNNNNNNNNNNNNNNNNNNNNNNNNNNNNNNNNNNNNNNNNNNNNNNNNNNNNNNNNNNNNNNTAGATTTATTGGATAAAATCAGCTAGGTGAAATTAAAATGGTGATGCTGGCTTTTGAAAGATTATCCTAAAATAAATAAGCCCTGTGCTGGATTGATAAAATGATTCGCATAATGATTGTCGATGACTCGCCTTATAGTCAGCAATGCCTGGCTAAGATTATTAATTCTACTGTAGGTATGAGCGTTGTTGCTCAGGCGATGACGGCACAAACCGCATTTGAAGATATTATTGCAGAGCAACCCGATGCTGTTTTGTTATCGACGGAAATGAAGGCGATAGACAGTTTGGCTTTTCTTGCAGAGTTGATGGAGAGCACGCCTTTGCCGGTACTGATCTTATCAACACTAACGGAAAAGGGAACTTCGATGACATTAAGTGCCTTGGAGTTGGGTGCTTTAGACTTTGTTACTAAGCCTGCTGAAAATGATCATTATGGTTGGCTGGGTATCGAGAGTTTTCTGTCGGTGAAGCTTCAATCTATTATAAAGCTACAGGTTTCTCGTCGAATGAATCATTATAAAAAAAATAGTTTTGTTGCGAATCAGTATGTAGGGCAGTTGTCCTGTTATGAGCACGAGCAGGTTTTGCAATATCGAGAGCAGGACTTGGCAAAGCTTGTTGTCGCAATAGGGGCTTCTACAGGGGGAATTGAAGCTTTAAAGTATATTTTATCTTCGTTGCCAGATTGTTATCCGCCCATTGTTATTGTTCAGCATATTCCGGAGCAATTTAGCCCTGTTTTCGTTGAGCGTTTAAATGCTGTTTCCTCTTTGTCTATTCATAAAGTCAAAGATCAAACTGTCATTTATCCTGGGTATGTTTATATCGCTCCTGGAGATCAGCATATGAGACTGGTGCTTTCAGGGACAGGGCAGTACCTTTGCGAGTTGTTTGATGAGGCGAAGGTGTCAGGTCATCGGCCTTCGGTGGATTTATTGTTTCAGTCTGTCAGTGCTGTTTGTGGCTCTTATGCCATAGGTGCTTTATTGACTGGAATGGGCAAAGATGGGGCAGAAGGTTTACTTGCTATGAAAAAAGCTGGAGCGAGCGTTTTGGTGCAAGATAAGCAGAGTTCTGTAATTTGGGGCATGCCGGGTGAGGCCTTTGCAAAAGGTTGTCAGGAGAATGTGATAAGCCTAGAGCAGATTCCTCGGCGCTTAAGTCAGCTTATTTTAGAAAAATTGATGACAAGGTAAAGCGATGTGGTTTGGCTTTCTGTTATTCTCAGGTTATGCTCTTTAGTAGGAGATAGTATATATTTTTCAAGGAAGAACAATGGCAAAAGAGATTAAACGTATTGCTTATGCGAGTACGTATACACATCAGTGCAATATGGTCGAGCTACTTGAGCACCATACTTTCGAAAGTGTTGTTTTTTTTACCCGACCCGATAGCTTCAATGGCCATGTGCTTAATGCTTTATTTGAAACACGTGATTTTACGGTATTATTTGATAATTGCATGTTAAATGCAACTCGCTTACCCCGTAAACCAGAGGCTTTTTCTGTGATGAATGCGGTAAAGCAATACGCAATTGGTAAAGCTTATCTGATCGATACCTTTGTTGAAGAGATTGGGGAGCTTGAAGCGAGTGAAGCAATTAGCAAAGTGAAAGAGTTTGAAGAGCAGAAGGTTAAGCTCAAGCATGCTGAAGATCTGCTGTATTTGTTGTCTGGTTTGCAAGAGCCGGCAGAATCGCTTGTTTCTGAGTATCATGAGTTTTGCCAGCCTGCTGTAGAGAAAAAAGAACACGTTGGTGAAGAGGTTGTTTCTGACTAGACACTGGTCAAACTATGAATAAGTCAGAGTAAATCAATGCTGGTAAGCACAAAAAGCACCATGACTTTAATGGTGCTTTTTGTTACGGCGTCTGAAAACCAAAAGCATTCATCGCTAGCTACAGCCTGATAGCCTTAATCTTTGCATTACAAAGCAAAAATGGATATACTACGCCAGTCTTTTATTGAGTTTATTCTAAGTAAAAGCACATTGCGGCGACTCTAAACAGTAGTTTAGAGCGCTATTTTATTGATTTTAAAAGAAGATAGTATAGAGGAAACGCAACGATGGTAACAATTCGTTTGGCTCGCGGTGGTGCGAAAAAACGTCCATTCTATCAAGTTGTCGTATCAGATAAGCGCAGTCCACGTGATGGTCGCTTTATTGAGCGTATTGGCTTTTTTAACCCAGTTGCACAAGGCCAAGCTGAAAGCTTACGTCTTGATCTTGAGCGTGTAGATCACTGGGTTGCTCAAGGCGCGCAAATGTCTGATCGAGTTGCTGTGCTTGTTAAAAAAGCACGCAAAGCTGCGTAATTTGAACGCAATTCCTTGTTTGTAATGGAAAAGATGAATCAGCCTGATCACAAAGTTGTTGTTGGCCGTATTGGTGCAGCTCACGGTGTGCGTGGGGAGATAAAAGTCAATTCCTTTACTGAACAAAAGACGGCGATCTTAGATTACCGTCCTTGGTATATTCGCCAAGGAAAAGAGTGGCAGGAAGTTGCTGTCCGCTCTACGCGTATTGCGGGAAATGACATTTTGATGCGCATCGAAGGATGCAACGATCGAGATGTTGTTAAGCGTTATACCAACTGTGATATCTATGTCACTCGAGATCAATTGCCTGAGCTTGATGAGGGTGATGTCTATTGGACTGATCTTGAAGGTCTCAATGTGGTCACCGTAGAAGGTCAGCCATTGGGGACGGTTTCGAGCATGCTTGAGACCGGGGCGAATGATGTCATGGTGATTAATGGTGAAAGTGAACACTTAATCCCTTATCTCGATCATGTTGTGATTAAGATTGATCTTAAGGCACAACAGATGATCGTTGATTGGGATCCTGAGTACTGATGAATATTTGTGTGGTCAGCCTGTTTGCAGAGATGTTTCAGGCGGTAACACAATATGGAGTGACAGGTCGAGCTGTGCAGCAAAAAGCTGTGCAGGTCAGTACAGTCAATCCGCGTGAGTTTACTCACGATGTTCATCGTACCGTCGATGATCGCCCTTATGGTGGGGGTCCGGGCATGTTGATGAAGGTTCAGCCTTTACGTGATGCGATTGCTGCAGCACGTAAGAAAACCTCAGCGCAGGCCAGAGTGGTTTATTTATCTCCCCAGGGAGCACCATTAACCCAGAGCAAAGTGTTAGAACTTGCCAAAATGCCTGAGTTGATTTTATTGGCTGGGCGTTATGAAGGCATTGATGAGCGTGTCATTGAGGCTGATGTTGATGAAGAAATCTCACTTGGGGATTATGTCTTAAGTGGCGGTGAACTTCCAGCAATGGTGTTAATGGATGCGATCATTCGAGTTCTACCCGGTGTTCTAGGAGATGCTGAGTCTTTTGAACAAGATTCATTTATGGCGGGATTGCTAGATTACCCGCACTATACTCGACCTGAGTCAATTGATGGTCGTCAAGTACCAGAAGTACTGATGAGTGGCCATCATGAGAAGATTGACTGTTGGCGTCAACAGCAAGCGCTAGGACGGACGTATTTAAGACGGCCTGACTTATTTAAGCGCTTAGAGTTGACCGCAAAACAGCAATCATTATTGGACGAGTATCTTGCTAAAGCAGCACAGTGCGGCTCTGCTAGTGATCTTGATAAAGTAAGTAATTCTTAATAACAGAGAGGTTCGCCATGAACGATATTATTAAGCAAATTGAACAAGAGCAAATGCGTAAAAATGCATTGCCTGAATTTGGTCCTGGTGACACAGTGGTTGTCCAGGTGAAAGTAAAAGAAGGAAGTCGTGAGCGTTTACAGGCCTTTGAAGGTGTTGTTATCGCTAAGCGTAAGCGTGGTTTACATTCTGCTTTTACTGTACGCAAGATCTCTCACGGTGAGGGTGTTGAGCGTGCATTCCAAACACACAGCCCGTTGGTTGACAGTGTTGAAGTGAAGCGCCGTGGTGCGGTACGTCGAGCTAAACTCTACTATCTTCGCGCTCTACGTGGTAAAGCTGCACGTATCAAAGAGAAACTGTAGCTTTTTGCTGCTTTTACCATATTTTACTTTTATGGTAGGCTTAAAAGGAGGGGGCAAATGCTCCCTTCTTTTTGTTTGTATTATTGTAATGATTTGTTTGATTTGAAGTGAGTTAAATTGTGAGTGTTTCTTTATTTGGCCAGCTGATCGGTACGGTGGGTATGGTTTTGGTGGTGATTGCGTAATTTTTTAGTGGTATCACAACGTGTTGCCCCAGGGAGCTTGCCTTTTTCGATTATTAACCTCGTTGGCGCTATTTTACTGCTTATTAGTTTGTGCATTCACTTTAACTTAGGCTCATTTATTATTGAAGTCTTCTGGATTTTGATTTCTCTATATGGCATTGCAAAGTGGCTGTTAAAAAAAACGCCGGTAATCATGCTCTAGAGAAGAAGAGCCAAGTTTCAGCAAAACCTGAACTCTCCTAGAAAGTTCAGGTTACTTTTGAATGACAAACTCAATTGGTTCTATTTCTTCTATCGAATCATTAAACCAGTCCGTTGATTTTTGATAAAACTCATCTTCAATTTTATGTAAAAACTCAACCAGAGAAAGCTGAATATAATCTCTATGTAGCTTAATGCCATAGCGATCGATATCGTTAATTTTCTCAGCGCCTGCACGCAGTAGCGCGTGAATCCAGCAAAAGGGACTTTGAAAGCGAAAATAACGTACCTGGTGCTTATCTAATTGAGCGCGCAGAATTTCAATATCGACGATTTCGATTTTGGGCTGCAAAATCTCGACAGTAAGCTGCTCTAAGCGCCACCAGGTTTTTTTGTTTTTGATTGATATCATATTGATTCCAGTCAATGATCTCATGGTAAAAACGCTTACAACCTCGACAAACATCGTCACCATAGACGGTAGAACACAAACCAACACAGGGCGTGGCTTTGCCATCAATCATTACACATGAACCTCTTCTAATACTGCTGCCATTATTATGCGAAAACCTTGCCATTCTGCCAAGAAAAAAAATCCATGTTAATATTCATCAGGTTAAAAGAAAATTCGCCCAGTCTTTTTTTAACTAACGTCAAAATACACACGGCTAGGCTATACAACTCTATGACTTTTAGGATAGTTTTAGTAAATAGACTGAGTTGGTGTGAGATTCATTGTAATTTGTTAAGGAATGCTTATGAAAATATTGATCGTCGGTGGTACGGGTCTTATCGGCCAGGCTGTTAAAGAAGAGCTTGGGTCACGTCATGATATTATCATTGCTGGGTCACAAAGTGGTGATATACAAGTTGATATTACGGACTTAGCTTCTATACAAGCGCTTTATAAGAAAACACATAATTTAGATGCCATCATTGCGACGACAGGCCGTGTCAAATTTGCTCCTATTAATGAACTGGACAGCGAAGATTATCATTTTGGCCTCAGCCATAAGCTGATGGGGCAAGTGAATTTAGTTCTTCAGGGGATTTCACACTTAAATCATGGTGGTTCATTCACATTGACTAGTGGAATCTTAAACTATGACCCCATTGTCCAAGGCAGTTCTGCGGCAATGGTCAATGGTGCAATTGATGGATTTGTTCGTTCTACGGCCATTGAACTGCCGAATTCATTAAGGATTAATACTGTCAGCCCAACTGTTGTGACAGAAGCTTTATCTCGCTATGAAAATTACTTTAGGGGCTATGCGCCTGCTGCTGCCGCTGAGGTTGCTAAAGCCTATAGTAAAAGTGTTGAAGGTAAACAAACGGGCCAAATTTATAAAGTTGGTTTTTAGCAAAAGCTCGATATTATAGGTCATGATCACGGCTTTATATTCACCATCCCTGCGCGGGCAGGGAGTCAAGCAAAATAGTGTCCAGCTTGTTTTTTAGGAGTTTTATATTAACCTGGCGATCACAATGATATCACTATTTAAACCTATATGACGTGAGTTCGATATAACTCAGCTGGTCAATAGGTTATGCTGGATGTTAAGAGATGGCTTCTTCTCTTGAAGACAATAGGCTGCTAATCCAGCAAGAATATTGACAATAAAGTTGTTGACACTACGATGCCTGGAATGTTCGATTTGTGAGATGTTTTTAAGTTGATCAAATACACTTTCAATAATTCCACGTTTTCTGAGTAAAATTTTATCGATGATAGGCATGAGCTTATTTTTCATATTCTTGCGAATTTTATNNNNNNNNNNNNNNNNNNNNNNNNNNNNNNNNNNNNNNNNNNNNNNNNNNNNNNNNNNNNNNNNNNNNNNNNNNNNNNNNNNNNNNNNNNNNNNNNNNNNNNNNNNNNNNNNNNNNNNNNNNNNNNNNNNNNNNNNNNNNNNNNNNNNNNNNNNNNNNNNNNNNNNNNNNNNNNNNNNNNNNNNNNNNNNNNNNNNNNNNNNNNNNNNNNNNNNNNNNNNNNNNNNNNNNNNNNNNNNNNNNNNNNNNNNNNNNNNNNNNNNNNNNNNNNNNNNNNNNNNNNNNNNNNNNNNNNNNNNNNNNNNNNNNNNNNNNNNNNNNNNNNNNNNNNNNNNNNNNNNNNNNNNNNNNNNNNNNNNNNNNNNNNNNNNNNNNNNNNNNNNNNNNNNNNNNNNNNNNNNNNNNNNNNNNNNNNNNNNNNNNNNNNNNNNNNNNNNNNNNNNNNNNNNNNNNNNNNNNNNNNNNNNNNNNNNNNNNNNNNNNNNNNNNNNNNNNNNNNNNNNNNNNNNNNNNNNNNNNNNNNNNNNNNNNNNNNNNNNNNNNNNNNNNNNNNNNNNNNNNNNNNNNNNNNNNNNNNNNNNNNNNNNNNNNNNNNNNNNNNNNNNNNNNNNNNNNNNNNNNNNNNNNNNNNNNNNNNNNNNNNNNNNNNNNNNNNNNNNNNNNNNNNNNNNNNNNNNNNNNNNNNNNNNNNNNNNNNNNNNNNNNNNNNNNNNNNNNNNNNNNNNNNNNNNNNNNNNNNNNNNNNNNNNNNNNNNNNNNNNNNNNNNNNNNNNNNNNNNNNNNNNNNNNNNNNNNNNNNNNNNNNNNNNNNNNNNNNNNNNNCTCTTTGATAGTAATGCTTGAAGTTGCGATAGTGGGATTGATGAAAATAAATCATGAGGGTCATTATTTCGCTGGTCGACATGCGGCTTGGCTTATTGCGCTGCTTATCTTGGTGTTCAAGTAATGAGGCTTTCCAGTGAGGCAAGAAAACCTGACAAAAGTCATCGACAATACAAAACAAACCGATTAAGCTGGTATCCATAAGCAGCTCCTTGCAGTGGATTTAGATTATGAGAACCTAAATATTAATTGCAAACGAGCTGCTTTTTCAATAGAGCCTTATATCGAACTCACGTTATATATTAAAGCGATTAACCACAATCCTTTAAAGACTTATCCGCTAGAATATCTTCAATGATCTGATTGATAATCTCAATCACGCGATTTAACTCTGCTAAGTCAAAGGGCTTTAAAAGGTAGCTATTGACTTGCAGTTTCATGCAATATTCCATATCACGATTATAGTCTGAGTTTGTTAATACAATCGCAGGTAGCTTTCTAAATTGTAAGTGATCACGCATATCGCGCAGTAATTGTCGCCCCCCCATCCTTGGCATATACAAATTTGTAATGAGTAAATCCACCGGATGATCTGCCAACATAACTTTTAATGCTTCTTCACCGTTAAAGGCATGCTTAATTTTAAGGGTTGCCATGCACTTTTTAGTTAAGGCTTGTATTAATAGTTTTGCATCAGACTCATTATCTTCCGCTAAAATAATAGAGATTTCCAAGATCTTACCCTTCCGTTTTATTTTAACTCCTTTAAGTATGGGGGGACTATGTAGTTAACTGCAACTTCTAATCTCAGTTTATTAGAATGATATAGCAAAGAATATTGCAACCTGAATTCGAAGTTTTGAAGTTAGAGGCAGGTTGTTGTAGATGATTATCTTCATTACCTACTCAGTTCAGTATTTTGGTCGTGGTGTACACTGCCAGTACTGAGATAACCGATCCAGTAAAATTGTTTTTCTAAATTTTTTCTGAATAAGGTGTTGATGGTAGTGAAGGGCTGAGTCAGGAATATTTTATATATGGTTAGGGATATTTTTTCGAGAGTAATTATTATTAGTCTTATTTTAAAGTAAAGTATACATCTGTCTTTTTGCTGTTAGAGTTGATAAATTTTTATGTTAATTGTTGGTAAATTTAGGAAGTAAGTAATTTAAATATTCTTAATTTTTTTTAATTTAAGTGAACTATTGATTCAATAACAAGGATATTATTTTATTGAGATTGCTTGATGAAAAAAAGAGTTCTATGGCTATCACTATTGTTAGCGAGTGGTTTTGTGTATAAGCAAGAAGTGGTAGCAAATGGCTTTAACTATGCAGAAGCTTTGCAAAAGTCTATTTATTTTTATGATGCACAGCGCTCAGGATTATTGCCTGTACGTGGAAAAGCACCTGGATTAAATCGAGTTGAATGGCGCGGGCATTCGGCATTGCAAGATGGTAGTGATCAAAATATTGACTTATCAGGTGGGTTTTATGATGCTGGAGACCATGTTAAATTTGGTTTTCCTATGGCAGCGACCTTTAGTTTACTGGCTTGGGGGGCGCTAGAACACTATGAAGGTTATGAACAAAGTCAGCAATTGCCCTTCTTATTGGATAATTTTAAATGGGCGATTGACTATATTATAAAAGCTCATCCAAGCCCTAATGTGTTTTATGGTCAGGTGGGTGATGGTCAACTTGATCATAGCTTTTTGGGGAGCGGCTGAGGTTATGCAGATGGCCAGACCTGCCTATCGGATTAATACTGAAAATCCAGGGTCTGACCTTGCCGCGGAAACTGCAGCGGCTTTAGCATCAATGTATTTAGTGTTAAAGCGTGCTGGTGGTGATTATGCGGTTTATGCAGAACAAAAAGAGCTGCTTCGTCATGCTAAAGAATTATTCGATTTTGCAAACCAATACCGAGGGAAATATTCAGATAGTATTCGTGATGCTGCG
This genomic stretch from Piscirickettsia litoralis harbors:
- a CDS encoding CBU_0592 family membrane protein, giving the protein MRNFLVVSQRVAPGSLPFSIINLVGAILLLISLCIHFNLGSFIIEVFWILISLYGIAKWLLKKTPVIML
- a CDS encoding glycoside hydrolase family 9 protein, translating into MKKRVLWLSLLLASGFVYKQEVVANGFNYAEALQKSIYFYDAQRSGLLPVRGKAPGLNRVEWRGHSALQDGSDQNIDLSGGFYDAGDHVKFGFPMAATFSLLAWGALEHYEGYEQSQQLPFLLDNFKWAIDYIIKAHPSPNVFYGQVGDGQLDHSFLGSG
- a CDS encoding DUF1289 domain-containing protein gives rise to the protein MARFSHNNGSSIRRGSCVMIDGKATPCVGLCSTVYGDDVCRGCKRFYHEIIDWNQYDINQKQKNLVALRAAYCRDFAAQNRNRRY
- the rpsP gene encoding 30S ribosomal protein S16; protein product: MVTIRLARGGAKKRPFYQVVVSDKRSPRDGRFIERIGFFNPVAQGQAESLRLDLERVDHWVAQGAQMSDRVAVLVKKARKAA
- a CDS encoding short chain dehydrogenase; its protein translation is MKILIVGGTGLIGQAVKEELGSRHDIIIAGSQSGDIQVDITDLASIQALYKKTHNLDAIIATTGRVKFAPINELDSEDYHFGLSHKLMGQVNLVLQGISHLNHGGSFTLTSGILNYDPIVQGSSAAMVNGAIDGFVRSTAIELPNSLRINTVSPTVVTEALSRYENYFRGYAPAAAAEVAKAYSKSVEGKQTGQIYKVGF
- the trmD gene encoding tRNA (guanosine(37)-N1)-methyltransferase TrmD, whose amino-acid sequence is MNICVVSLFAEMFQAVTQYGVTGRAVQQKAVQVSTVNPREFTHDVHRTVDDRPYGGGPGMLMKVQPLRDAIAAARKKTSAQARVVYLSPQGAPLTQSKVLELAKMPELILLAGRYEGIDERVIEADVDEEISLGDYVLSGGELPAMVLMDAIIRVLPGVLGDAESFEQDSFMAGLLDYPHYTRPESIDGRQVPEVLMSGHHEKIDCWRQQQALGRTYLRRPDLFKRLELTAKQQSLLDEYLAKAAQCGSASDLDKVSNS
- the rimM gene encoding ribosome maturation factor RimM (Essential for efficient processing of 16S rRNA); protein product: MNQPDHKVVVGRIGAAHGVRGEIKVNSFTEQKTAILDYRPWYIRQGKEWQEVAVRSTRIAGNDILMRIEGCNDRDVVKRYTNCDIYVTRDQLPELDEGDVYWTDLEGLNVVTVEGQPLGTVSSMLETGANDVMVINGESEHLIPYLDHVVIKIDLKAQQMIVDWDPEY
- the rplS gene encoding 50S ribosomal protein L19, with the translated sequence MNDIIKQIEQEQMRKNALPEFGPGDTVVVQVKVKEGSRERLQAFEGVVIAKRKRGLHSAFTVRKISHGEGVERAFQTHSPLVDSVEVKRRGAVRRAKLYYLRALRGKAARIKEKL
- a CDS encoding transposase; translation: KIRKNMKNKLMPIIDKILLRKRGIIESVFDQLKNISQIEHSRHRSVNNFIVNILAGLAAYCLQEKKPSLNIQHNLLTS
- the cheB gene encoding chemotaxis-specific protein-glutamate methyltransferase CheB; this translates as MIRIMIVDDSPYSQQCLAKIINSTVGMSVVAQAMTAQTAFEDIIAEQPDAVLLSTEMKAIDSLAFLAELMESTPLPVLILSTLTEKGTSMTLSALELGALDFVTKPAENDHYGWLGIESFLSVKLQSIIKLQVSRRMNHYKKNSFVANQYVGQLSCYEHEQVLQYREQDLAKLVVAIGASTGGIEALKYILSSLPDCYPPIVIVQHIPEQFSPVFVERLNAVSSLSIHKVKDQTVIYPGYVYIAPGDQHMRLVLSGTGQYLCELFDEAKVSGHRPSVDLLFQSVSAVCGSYAIGALLTGMGKDGAEGLLAMKKAGASVLVQDKQSSVIWGMPGEAFAKGCQENVISLEQIPRRLSQLILEKLMTR
- a CDS encoding response regulator, with the translated sequence MEISIILAEDNESDAKLLIQALTKKCMATLKIKHAFNGEEALKVMLADHPVDLLITNLYMPRMGGRQLLRDMRDHLQFRKLPAIVLTNSDYNRDMEYCMKLQVNSYLLKPFDLAELNRVIEIINQIIEDILADKSLKDCG